GTGGAGAAAACAGAcccctctgtttgttttttgtttttttggctgcgtggcaggcgggatcttaattcactgctgaggaacccaggccctcagcagtgaaagcgtggagtcctaaccactggaccaccagggaatttcctagaTGTCtttctatatgtaatatatataatctctccagatagacagatagataaatagatagatagataaagatagagcctattggttctgtttctctggagaaccctgactaatacaagaAGATTTTCCTGGGTGGGCCTGATCTAATCAGGTGAGATCTTTAAAACTGGGTCTAGAGGTCAGAGCAGTGGAATATCAGTGATtctcctgctggccttgaagacACCAGCCTCCAAGGGTTCTACAgatgcaaggaaatgaattctgccatgCGAGCTTGGAAGAGGACCCCGACCTCAGCCtgcaccttgattgcagccttgtgaaACCCTGACCTAAGGACCCAGCTCAACTGTggtgcctggactcctgacccacggggactgtgagaaaattaatgcaTGTTGTTTTACACCACtgtgtttgtggtaatttgttatgcagcacaGATAACAAATACACTTCTTGTGTTGGTttgctcgggctgccataacaaagtgccacaggctgggtagcttaaacaacagaaagttattttctctctattctggaggctggaagtctgagattaaGATGTCAGCacggttggtttctcctgaggcctctctccttggcttgcagatggccaccttctccctgtgtcctcacatggtctcccTTCTGCacctgtctgtgtccaaatttcctcttcttttaggGACACTAGTCATATAGGAGTAGGGCCCACTCtactgacctcattttaatttaattacctctttaagacCTTATCTGTGaatacagtcatattctgaggtatggtggttaggacttcaacacatgagTTTGGGAAGACATGATTCAGCCCATCGCTCTTCTCAGaagaaaagatgtaaaacaaataCGACAGTGTTGGCCCCTCTGAGTTATGGGCTGGGGACACCAGGAACCTGCCACCTGTACATTTTTGcaacaaattttatggggaacaAAGACCCTCTTGGACCGGATGAAGAGAGGCAGCATAGGAGCAGGGTGGAGGCAAGGAGGGACAAGCCTTGTTTGGGCTCCCAGCCTGGCCCTGtcacctcagtttccccctccccacactggAGAGGGATGTAGGGGCAGGGTCAGCGAGGCCTGCAAAGGAGGTTTGGGGCAGGGCCCTGAGCTCCGGGAACTACCTCTGTCCCAAACCCGCCATGGCTCCCAATCACTCTTGCCCTCATGACACAACTCCTGCCTAGTCTACAAAGCCCCGCGGGTCTGGCCCCCATCCACTTCTCTGACTTCACCTCCTCCCAtcactctccctctctcactcccTTCAAgcttgctcctgcctcagggcctttgcacctgctgtgccctctgcctgggaaGCTCCTGGCTACTACCTCTTCCATTAAGGTTGCAAGACAATTATAACCTTCTCATAGAGGGCCTCTCCAACTGAAGTAGCACCCCTGCCCCATCCGGCCTCCAACTTACTGTCCAGTCTCAGTATCCTCACAGCACATCCGGAACCATAATTTCTTGTTTACAGACGTCTCCCTCCCAGACTCCTACAGGGACAGACGGTGCTTGTCTTGCTCACCACTGCATCCACAGCttctgcacacagtaggtgctccataaatgcttttttaaaaaaaatttattcatttggctgcactgggccttagttgcagcacgcaagATCTTCCTTGAGCgagcaggatctttcgttgcggcatgtaggatctcttatttttttttttttattttttgcggtacgcgggcctctcactgttgaggccttcgttgcagagcacaggctccggacgcgcaggctcagcggccatggctcacgggcttagccgctctgcggcatgtgggatcttcccggaccggggcacgaacccgtgtcccctgcatcggcaggcggactctcaaccactgcgccaccagggaagccctcttattttttttttttagttgcggcatgcggcatcttttagttgcggcacacgggctctaagttgcagcatgtgggatctagttccctgaccagggatctaaccctgaccccctgcattgggagcgcagagttttaaccgctggaccaccagggaagtccccataaatgtttgttgaatgattaCATgcgccccacccacccccaattcCAAGGGCCGGGATAGGAGAAAGGAGCCTGTGAATACCTTCTCATACCTGCAGGTGCAGGTCCTCAACAAACATCAGATGAAGCCAGCCCCCAGCTGTGAGCAACTCTTATCAAGATCGAAAAGAGGGGGAGAAGGGCTCAAAAAGTGGGGGCCACACCTTGAGGACACTCCAGCGGGGAGTCCCAGCGCCAGCCTGGGACGTTGGCGCCCCCTGGTGGAACATCCCCAGGGCAGACCTTGCCGGCCGGCCGGTGGCCCCCAGTGTACTCCAGGCTGGTCTGGCGGTGGGACAGAGCTGGCCAGCAGATGTTGCCCTTGGCTCCTGATGGCTTGGATGTCAGCCCACTCCTGGAGCCAGGTTAGCGAAGGTCATGCCCCAGCCATGCAGGGGTGGCCCCTGGCCTGTCCTGGGGCCTGAGCTCTGACCTCCAATCCTCCAGAGACCTGGGGGTCTACTCCCCTCCTAGCCTCTTGCCAAGGGACCCTGGGCCCTCCCCTCTGGGCCTGAGAGCAACAGGACAGGAAACCTTCCATGCCAACCCACAACACCCCACGTATgtccaggacacacacacacacacgcacacacacacacacatctgcccAGACCAAGGCAGAGAGGCAGTCAAAGTCTGAGAGACACTCGACAGGTGGTGAAAGGGACAGAGACGGTGAGAGAAGCCAGAAGCACACGAGTGGTGGGAGGCGTCATCAGAGACACAGTGAAGAGGAGAGGGCTGCAGACAACCCAGCGAGGggcaggagagccagagggcagaggaggagaCAGCAAGGGGGATGGAGAGACAATACCAGAGCTGGTGAACGGAGAGGCGCGGGGGCCGGGGGCGGAGCGCAGGGGGCCCGTCACGTCCCCACACCTGTGTCCACGCTGCCCTGTCCTCGGCTGTGGTGAGGCGCACGGGTGGTACTTGGCGTCCGGCCCACCCGCTGCTGCTGGCCTCACCGACTGCAGCTCACAATACACTCCCAAGGGACTGGACCTCTGGCTACCTCTGCCTGGTGGTCCCCACCCTGAGCCCTGCACCTGGCTGGGCCTCTGCCACCGCCACGGCCCACCGGGATGCCACCGCTGTGCCGATGCTGCCTTCGGCACTGCTGGATGGTGAGGGGGCCTGGGAAGCAAAGGCCTGCTCTCGGGCATATGCTGTCTGAAGTTCAGACCCCAGCCTTGCCACTGACTCGCTGTGTGAGCTTGGAGACTCTCCCCTCTGTGCTACCTTCTCATCCCAGTGTTACCAGTGAGGTAATGGAAGCTGGAATCAGGACACAGGATCTCCCAAGTGGGGGcagtgagttttgttttgtttttttaaaaattattccctaACATTACACTGTATCACATTTGGTAGCTCTCATTTCAAAAGgactccttgggacttccctagtggaaGTGGCTAAGTCTCTGcgctcccaatgaagggggcccgggttcgattcctggtcaagGACCTAGAtgccgcatgccgcaactaagacctggtgcagccaaataaataaatatatatatatacatataaatatatataaacaaaaggaCTCctatgttgggaattccctggcggtccagtggttaggacttcgcgctttcactgctgagggtgcaggttcaatccctggtcagggaacaagccGCCTGgccgggggtgggaggaaggactCCTATGTATATTCTCTTCTTGAGCCAGAGTCTTTTATAATTTGCTGCTGATAATTTTATCAAGGTATCATTCAGAGGACAAAAAGGATATTTATAATAGATCTTAGAAATAATATACTTTAGTATTTAACAACTATGAGAGCTTTTAGAAAGTTCTTAGTTTCCCTCCTAAGGGTTGTTTTCCCCATGTGGGTTAAATCCCCCAGCTCAGCTGCCTGTGACTTTGGGTGACTGTGTGCCCggacctcagtttctccttcGGGAAATAGGGACACTGATGCCTTCCTGTGAGTGCCCAGGGGCAGGGGGCCTCACCGAGGTGCAGCGTGTCAGGCACTGGGGAGCCCCAGGGGAAGCCCACGCTGTTCTGTGTCTCTCTCCCTGCCTGCATGCTGGGGGCAGCCCCAGGCTCAGCCTCAGTGGCTGCAACCACTGGCCCAGTTAACGTAGCCTTGAGCGGAGCCCGGGAGGAGCCATCACTGGGGCCAAGCCTCTCCCTCTGTGCCCGCCTCAAAGACGCGGACGTCCTAACCTGCAGAACCTGCAACTGTGCGACTTggggcaaaagggactttgtaggTGTGGTGGAGTTAAGGATCTTCAGAGggggagatgatcctggattacGAAGtgagtccttataagagggagacaggagggtcGGGGTCAGAAGGAGAAGGGGCAACAGAGGCAGAGGGCAGAGCGATGCACTTTAAAgacggaggaaggggccacaaggcAGGGAATTTGGGAGACCTCTAGAAGCCAGAAAAGGCATGGGAACAGATTCCCTCTAGAGCTTCCAGAAGCagcaccttgactttagcccgtGGGACCCATCTTGGACTTCTGACCCCCAGAACTGCGAGACAATCCCTGTGcatggttttgggggttttttcaaataaataaataaataaatttatttatttatttatggccacgctgggtctttgttgccatgcgcaggttttctctagttgcggcgagcaggggctacacttcgttgtggtgcgtgggcttctcactgcggtggcttctcgttgcagagcacgggctctaggcgcgcgggcttcagtagttgtggctcgtgggctctagagcgcaggctcagtagttgtggcgcatgggcttaagtggctccgcggcatgtgggatcttcccggaccagggctcgaacccgtttcccctgcactggcaggtggattcttaaccactgtgccaccagggaagcccctgtgcatggttttaagccactaggtttgcGATACTGTGTTAGGGCATCCGCAGGACGCTCATACACCTCCTGACACCAACCCCCAATGCAGTCTTCTCAGAGCAAACACTGAGACGCTCCCTCCCGCACCGGCAGAGACCAGGTTCCCCTACTCTGGCCAACACCCTCCCAGAGGCAAGAggaccccactcccagccccaggagccagcccctcctccctgccacGCCCCAGCCCCCCAGAAACACCAGGGCCCCCCAGTCCCCCAGTGAAATGCCTTGGGGGGAACCATGCCCAtgttttctcttcccctcctgccACAGCCTGGCTGTCACCCATGTCACCCACCTGAGCAGCGAGGCCCATACCACAggtgtcccccctccccctcactcAGAAGCTCGGGTATGAAATGAAACGCAGGGTTTGGGGGTCAACCCTCCCCCCCGAAGCCAACCCCTCCTGCAGGTTGGAAGACCTTGGGCCCCGGCAAGCTGCTGAGGCTGCTTTCCCGGGGCGCTGGGCCTGGAGCAGAGGGAGGCAAGGAGGCACGGGCAAGTGGGTCTGGAGGCGGGTGGGTGGATGTGGGATGTCTGCCCACAGCGGAGGCTCCCGGCATGCCCCCCGGGGGCCGCCTCCCCGCCTTCCCAGCCAGCACCAAGCCTCCCACCGCCCCGCCGCTAGCCTGCAATCATGGCTCCTCCACGCTAATCGCTGCTATCGCTGCGGTTGTCTCTGCTCCTGGCCTCACTTCCCTAATGAGGGCTTTGTCCCCTTAATTGGCCAGCTCCAGGCGCTTTTCTCTGGCCCCCCACCTACACTGCACTGTCCCAGATCGCAGGTCCAACTATGTGCTAATTGGGCCCTTGGGGGGCACACAGAAagacccctcccttccctgcccccttgCCTTCCTATATCAGACCCCCACCTACAGGTGCCTCAAACCCCAGGGATGAGGCGAGGGCACAGGAGGAAGGACCTGTTCTAATTGCCCAGGCCCTGCCTCTGCCAGCCCGGGGAGGGCCTTTCCCTGCAgagcccacccaccctccccaaaCCCATCTCTCttcctgtccccccaccccccagccctgaaCCCCCAGCCCTGGCTGCTCCTTGCCCCTCACAGATTTGGGGGGCTGCTTTATGATCAGCATTGTGGGGAGCTACTCCAGATCACCCTGGCCATGCACCCCGGGGCTCCGGCAGCCCCTGGAATCCCTGAGCCCAGCCCCGGGGAGCTGTGTGCCTTCGTGACTGGGGCAGCCGCCTATGTGCTGCGCACCCTGCACCCCCGGAGGACCCGGCCCCCCAAAAGGAGGCCCAACCATAGGAGGTTCCTGCACAACCAGATCTGCAGGTGAGGGGGGCGGGGTCGGAGGGGAGCCCTTGGTGTTGGGGATACCAGGCCCAGACCAAACAGAGAGAAGTGGACCCTGGAGCTGGATGCAATCAACACCAGTATGCATTTACTGAGTgctgactgtgtgccaggccccagAGACCCATCAGTACAAAGCAGACCAAATtctctgtcttcatggagctCGTGTTCCAGTGGGCAGGCAGCTGATAAGGGACAGTCAAAATAAAGAGACAAATGATACAGTATGATGCTACAAAGCGGAGGAGCCTTGAAGACACAGTgctgagtgaaaggagccagacacaaaaggcaacctattgtatcattccatttctgtgaaatatccagaacGGGCAAATGCACAGAgccagaaagcagattagtgggtGCCAGGGGCCGGTGGGGGGTGACGGGGAGAGACTGCTGATAGGTACCGGGTTTCCTTCCAGggtgatgaaaagttctggaactaattagaggtggtggttgcacgACATCATGAATGTACTGAATGCCagtgaattgcacactttaaaatggttcattTTAAGTGATATGAATTTTACCTCGATATTTACAAACAATATGGTGTGTTCGAAGGTGATAAGTGCTGCGGAGGGCATGTCGGGGGAGGGTTGGTATTTTAGGTAAGGTGTCAGGGAAGGTctcactgaggaggtgacatctgagcagagacctgagaGAGGTGAGGGAAGGAGCCCTGTGGATGTCTGAGGGAGAGCATACCAGGAAGGGGACAGCACGTgtgaaggccctgaggcaggaacatcCCTGGCGTGTTCCAGGGTAAGTAGGAAGGCTGGGGTGGCTGTAACAGAGTGAAAGGGGAAGGGAATTAGGTTTAAAAGAAATaggggggctgccctggtggcgcagtggttgagagtctgcctgccgatgcaggggacacgggtttgtgccccggtccgggaagatcctacatgtcacggagcggctgggcccgtgagccatggccactgagcctgcgcgtccgaagcctgtgctccgcgacgggagaggccacaacagtgagaggcctgagtaccgcaaaaaaaaaaaaaagaaagaaacaggggcCTGATCATGGAGACCTCATGGGCCTCTGGAGGGACTTGGGCTCTGGGCTGGGATGCGGTACACTCTGAAAGGACCCCTCTGGCTGTGGAGCGGAGATCAGATTGTGTAGGAGGCTCTACTGCAGTGCTCCAGGCGAGGGATGGTGCTGACTCAGACGACGGGTGGGGGACGGGGGGTGAGGATGGGGTCCGACTCTGGGGCTGTTTGAAGGTAGCACCTTTCTAACCCACACACCACACTTGGCCCCTCTCCCATGGCTCCCCGTCGCCCTCAGGACAAAGGCTCTGCCCTATTAGCCCCTGTTCCCCTTGCCAGCCTCAGCTCCCCATCTAGCACTTCACCATTcagcctctgggcctttgcacatgctcttccctTTGTGGTGCAATGCCTTTCCCTGTCTCCAGGAATGTGGATGGAGACCTCtgttccttcaggtctctgctcagccTGTCCCCCCTCTCACACCCACCCAGCACCATCCCACCTTGCCCTCCCCTCACCCTCTGACAGTCACCATTTTTTGAggttgctgtgtgccaggtacagTGTACTAAGGCCTTGCCATACACTACGTCACTTAATGCTCCCAACAAACTCACACTGTAGGTTCTGTCTTTCCGCTTTATTACGGccaaggaagctcagagaggttcaatgacttgtccaaggctaCACAGCTAGACAGTTGATACAACCCTAGGCAGTCTgaatccagagcccatgctctggacCACTTTATAATCCTGCCTGGATATAGCATCTCAGGGACtcgatgatgatggtgatgaggaggaggaggatggtgatggtgatagtaAGGACAATGATGGTAATGATGACAGTGATGGTGACgatgatgatagtgatggtgatagtggtgatgatggtgattatGGTAATGATGATagtaatggtgatggtgatgatgatgataaggaTGATGGtgacagtggtgatggtgatgaggatgaggatgagggtgatggtgatggtgatgatggtgatggtgaggatGATGGTGATGGCGATGATGGTAGCTAAAATTTATCTGATACTTAACATGTGCcgagcactgttctaagtacttcagTTTTAACTCCCCGTACTCACTTACAGTGAGTATGAACTCATTAATCCCTGACAGTAACCCCAGGAGGTAGGTGCTCTTATAATCCtcctttttcagatgaggaaactgaggcacagagaggtaaagtgacttgtcAAAGGACGTGCTCTTCTGTAAGTAGGTGGCTCCTCCCAGCCAGCCCAGGACCTTGCCTCAGGAGGTCGTGGAACCAAATTTGAGTAAATGGGAGCCCGGTTCAGCCTAACCACTGCCCCCATACTGCAAGCCACCTTCCACCAGGATGCCCAGCTGCGGCCACACCCAGAATGCTCACCCCGCACATACACCACTGAAGAGGAAAACACTCATGTCCCCAAACAGGGTCCAGCCCTGTGTTCCAGAGCTTGCCTCCTAACTCCTCTTCAGCCTCCTCATCAACTGCTCAAGGACCCCTCCCCATCTTCAGCCCTCCCCCAAACCTGGGCCCTGTGATAATGCCAGCCTCTGGCCTCCCAGGCTGCCTGTCggtcctccctgctccccagggcCAGCTTCTCTGCTAGAGCATCCcaaacctccccacccccatgcccgGTTCTGCCATGTGCTCCCCAGAGACACAGGCTGCCCACCAGTGGCCTCGAGGGCAGCCCAGGTAGCTCTGAAGCACATTCCCCTCAGCACCCAAGCTCAGCCTAGGAAGATCCAGGTCAGAGACAAGCTCTCCTCAGCATCTTCCCACCCacgcccctcctcctccctccaggtCCCCTCAGGCCCTGCTCCCTCAGGAACCCCTCCCACCCACGCTatgaaattttaactttttgtgAACATTTTTCAAACCCACAGTAAAAGTCAAGACAGTTGTCTGCTGCAGCAGTTCTAAAAAGGTGGTCCCCAGAGCAGCAGCACTGGCAGCTCAGCGTCACTCGGGAGCGTGTTAGCAACGCAAATTCTCGGACCCCACCCCAGAAACTCAGGGGCCCGGGAACCAGCATTCCCACGAGCCCTCCAGGTGTCCTTCCTGTTGTGCACTGAAGTTCAAGAGCCACTGGCCTATTGATCCCTCGTGGAACCTCACTTAGATTTTACTGTCCATAACATCTTAGCCTATTTCCTTCatctatatgtttttaaatagtttaaaagtAAATCACAAATGTCACGACTCTTCGGCCCTAAACACCATTTATCCTTACTTTGTTCAGGTTAGGGACCATACATGGCATGTAGTTGTCATGAATCTTAAATCagtcccccgccccacccccgcaCCCTCTCTGTCATTTAACCTGACCTCCCATTACTGAAAACCTTCCCTGGGGCACTCAGAGCATAACTAACCTCCTTGGCATCAAAGGCAGTGTCACAGTGGCGGCTCTCACTgaatatagtaaaatatatataacattgggtttccctggtgacacggtggttaagaatccgcctgccaaggcgggggacacggattcgagccctggtctgggaagatcccacatgccgcggagcaactaagcccgtgcgccacaactactgagcctgtgctctagagcccgcgagccacaagtacggagcccatgcgccacaactactgaagcccgcgcacctatatccccgtgctctgcaacaagagaagccaccacaatgagaagcacgtgcatcacaaggaagagtagcccccgctcgccgcaactggagaaagtccacgtgcagcaacgaagacccaatgcagccacaaataaataaataaatacatacatacatataacataaaattaataattttgaacattttaaagtgtacagttcagaggCATTTTGTATATTCATAatgttttgcaaccatcacctccaccccgttctggaacattttcatcaaccccaAAGGAGAACCGGTACCCATTTGtattccctccccaccctcccctccccgctagcacctggtaaccaccaatctgctctgtgtttccagggatttgtctattctggacatttcacataaacagAGTCATACAATatcagatacatttttaaataaaccttTTCCTGGAAGTTTAACATAGTacaaaaaaatgaacacatcATCCCTGCAGAGCTTAATGAATTTTCCCGAAGAGGCCCCATTAACGTAACCAACACTCAGATTCAGGAACAGGGCATTCCTTGTCCCGGAGACTCTGGTAGTACCTCCTTCCCATAAGCCACACATCCTGATTTCTCTCACTGTCGATTGAGTtagcctgtttttgaactttatttaaatGGCGTCACATATCCAGTTATCCTAAGTCTCACCGCTTTTGTTCAACATTATGTTTTTGCATTAACCTGCTAGAACTTCCATAATCAAACACTACAGACTGgtgcaacagaaatgtattgatactttctcatgattctggaggctgaagtccaagaccaaggtgtcggcagggagaggcctctctccttggcttcacacgtggtcatccctctgtgtgtcctaatctcctcttgcTGGATTAGGGACCATACTGATGATGTCATGTTAATGTGATCACCTCtctaaagaccctgtctccaaatacagtcacattctgaggtcctgggggttaaaacttcaacatatgaattttagggggacacagttcagcccctAACAGTTTGTGAGATCCGTCTGCATTGTTACTGAGGGGTTAGGAATACAGGGGGAGACCCGTGCAATGGCTATTACAGTCATCCAGGTGGGGAAAGCTGGGGACTCCAACCAGGGGTTAGTGGAGATACTGAGAGGGTTGGTGGAGATGCAGATTCATAACTATTTAGGCAGTAGAATCCACAGGGCATCATGTTATAGTCACATTGCCAGCCCACAGTGCGCCTTtgtgtgaaattttttttaaaggcacccCTTCCTTAAGacattttttacttttacatGTTGGAATATAGTCATATTACatctaaatgttaaaaaatgtgcGTAGTGTTGAACGAGATGTGCTGCCTTGTGCAGTGCACAAACCCCACAGCTGTTCAGAGCTTCCCTATGCATGGGGTTAAAAAGATTACATTGTCAGACTCATGAAAATGGACCCAGGGGCAGAGACATtagcacagagaagaaaaatgtggaGGGATAGAAGGGACAAATCACTCCTGGGATGGCAGATAGGAGGGGAATCCTTCGTGGTCACCCAGCTAATGCCTGGCTCTCTCTGCAGGCAGGTTGCCAAGATCGAAGCTGCCACCCAGCACCTGGCCATATCCATCCTATCCCAGGAGGCACCTCCCCAGAGACCGCCACCCCAAAGGCCACCTCCACCACCTCCATCCCCCTTCCTGGGGGTGGCCTTTGCTGTGGCCCCCACTGAGGCACCCCATACTGGCCCCAGCCTGAGTCTTGCTGCCCTGGACGCCTCCACCCACGACCTCTTTGAGGACACTGTGGTCCCCCAAGAGTGTCCCTCAGTGCCATCTGACCTGTCCCATTGTGTGCTGGGCCAGGTGGACCTGAGGCAGGACCCACACTTCTACGACCCCCTGCTCCCTACCCTGCATGCCCTGGGGGGATGGAATGAGCCCTCAGCTCCTGAGGGGGGTTGGGTGGGCAGGTGAGAGGTGTCTTGTGCCTGCCATTCTCAGAGGATCCCTGAAGGCTGGGGGACCCGCTCCCCATGACACCCAATCACAACCCAGCCCAGGCTCCCAGACAAACCAGACTGCCCCTCCCTCCGTGACAGCTCTTCAGCCACCGCCCCCCCAGGAGCCCCCTGTCCCACCCACTACCCTCCTGGCAGCCTCTGGAAATATGAACCAAGCCCAGACTCCCACCTCTGACCACGGCCTCATGGGGCTTCTCCCAGGTCCAGTGCCCCCACCACAGTCCCTTCGGGGGGTTCacactctccctcccccaccttctcccttctttcttcccagccccacctccttggCAACTGTCCCTTCAGCTCCCTCTTACCCTGGTTCACCTCTGCCTAGTGTCTGGTGTCGTCTTATTTATTCCCAAagatttgttgagtgcctactatgtgccaggcccaggTTTGGGTGCTGAGGAttcagcagtgaataaaacagataacATCTCTGCCCTCGCGGAGTTCacatggcggggtggggggtaaaGTCGGGGGTACTGAAAATAAATGAGTACATccatacatttttttagacacaaGATAAATTTCCAATTTCAGATTGGCATTAGTGCTGTGAAGAAAACAGAACAGCGACCTGATCAGGTGACTACTTGATGTAGGGTGGTCAGGGAGGACCTTGAATGACAAGAAGGAGCTGGTACTGTGAAAGTCTgggattccaggcagaggaaccagctcgtgcaaaggccctgaggtgggacgTTGGGGGAACAGTAAAGGAGGCCAGCATGGCTGGAGTGGAGTGTGGTAAGAGGTGAGGTTGAGAGACTGACAGAGGCACACCATGAATTgggagtttagattttattccaGGACTGATGGCAAGTTCACTCTCCATCTCTTTCAACCCCATTTCCAAGCACAGTCTAAATATTACGAACACCACCGTAGGAGGCAGGTGCTgtgagatggggaaactgaggcacagagaacgaacgtgcagggagagggagggacttCTTGACTTCTTCGCGCCTTTAACCCTTTCCAGGAAAATGCTTGGGTCTCTTTTCTAAGTTTCTGTCTCTAAACAGAAGGACAAGGGTTCGAACCCCAGGCCTTCCCCTGCCCTGGGCacagcccctccctctctccctctcggCCCCCGGGGTCTGAACTTTACAGCCGGGCAGGTAGCGACCCACCCACTTCTCCAGCTGGAGTCCGCGTTCTCGGTACCCACCGCGCCGCTCCGCCTTAGGCCCGCCACTCACATCTGTCACGACTCCCCATTGGTCAGACTGGCTGCTTTCTCCTGACGAGCCAATCAC
This genomic window from Mesoplodon densirostris isolate mMesDen1 chromosome 19, mMesDen1 primary haplotype, whole genome shotgun sequence contains:
- the C19H19orf85 gene encoding uncharacterized protein C19orf85 homolog, whose translation is MHPGAPAAPGIPEPSPGELCAFVTGAAAYVLRTLHPRRTRPPKRRPNHRRFLHNQICRQVAKIEAATQHLAISILSQEAPPQRPPPQRPPPPPPSPFLGVAFAVAPTEAPHTGPSLSLAALDASTHDLFEDTVVPQECPSVPSDLSHCVLGQVDLRQDPHFYDPLLPTLHALGGWNEPSAPEGGWVGRSPLSHPLPSWQPLEI